One segment of Parvularcula sp. IMCC14364 DNA contains the following:
- a CDS encoding TIGR03016 family PEP-CTERM system-associated outer membrane protein has translation MRNPDEFTADKPMARHDAGHLSVFIAVCAIAGIALLAPEVALAQPVVDEPAEDEVDPFAPNNRSGFLGYSLSVSPQLTYSDNVTLAPEGSESEDGLASVEFTGGLLIDRVNFTGIVNGRLEVGSYLDPASENGQELYDHFIVDQNIRSAATAEFVDNLLYLDLAASTERRALDERSQFSQQSIAANERQATSYSYSVSPYLRTEFSNRSTVAARYRFIDVKIDDEDAAQGVDNFLNDSQSQEVVAEYTSGRLLDRLSFSLRAYAAQTQEQGSDVLPEVDFDQNAYSGSVRYPLSRKLSAVGTIGYDDIDTNNNPAFDDDELSGVFWKAGLLATPGRRTRAQLEVGERYGGTLIEGAAEYIYSSRLRFRANLSRNFNTSAQLQNAQQDILQGETLAFSEDLRRLQNLTASDVLDQTLNFNSDLQDLTQRRSGLARSNTADFAVVANAGQNDFTLRVGYDDADFGFQETETISLNGAWNRRLSRKLDAYARGSYQYTTANGGDSLVDCLAALATDPATAGLPDATLTQLCQDTSILDTDTQTLSVLGGFGYRVYQDISAFIQYGHTNRSADSATLEFKENAITIGLTFDF, from the coding sequence ATGCGTAATCCTGATGAATTTACTGCTGATAAACCGATGGCGCGTCATGATGCTGGGCACCTGTCCGTTTTCATTGCGGTATGCGCAATAGCTGGCATTGCTCTGCTCGCCCCAGAGGTGGCTTTGGCGCAACCAGTTGTCGATGAGCCGGCAGAGGATGAAGTTGATCCGTTTGCCCCTAATAACAGGTCAGGTTTTCTTGGATATTCCTTGAGTGTTTCACCGCAGTTGACATACTCAGATAACGTCACACTGGCCCCTGAAGGCAGTGAGAGCGAAGACGGTCTGGCCTCTGTCGAATTTACCGGTGGTTTGCTGATTGACCGGGTCAATTTTACCGGCATTGTCAATGGGCGTCTGGAAGTCGGCAGTTATCTTGATCCAGCCTCAGAGAACGGGCAGGAACTTTATGACCATTTTATCGTCGATCAGAATATCCGAAGCGCAGCAACGGCAGAATTTGTTGATAACCTTCTGTATCTTGACCTTGCCGCATCAACTGAACGTCGCGCTTTGGATGAGCGCTCGCAGTTTTCACAACAGTCAATTGCGGCCAACGAGAGACAGGCCACTTCCTATTCTTACAGTGTAAGCCCTTATCTGCGTACTGAGTTTTCAAACCGAAGTACTGTAGCGGCGCGGTATCGATTTATTGATGTCAAAATTGATGATGAGGATGCGGCGCAGGGCGTCGATAATTTTCTCAACGACTCGCAAAGTCAGGAAGTCGTGGCGGAATATACAAGCGGGCGATTGCTTGACAGGCTATCCTTTTCTTTGCGGGCATATGCTGCGCAAACGCAGGAGCAGGGCAGTGACGTGCTGCCAGAAGTGGATTTTGACCAGAATGCCTATTCAGGCAGCGTGCGCTACCCTCTAAGCCGTAAACTGTCAGCAGTCGGGACAATTGGGTATGACGATATTGATACCAACAACAACCCCGCATTTGATGATGATGAGCTTTCCGGGGTGTTCTGGAAAGCCGGTCTTCTGGCAACACCAGGCCGACGCACGCGGGCGCAACTGGAAGTTGGCGAGCGCTATGGCGGTACGTTGATTGAGGGGGCGGCAGAGTATATCTATTCATCCAGGCTGCGGTTCCGTGCAAATCTGAGCAGAAACTTCAACACATCTGCACAGTTGCAAAACGCACAGCAGGACATTCTGCAGGGCGAAACGCTCGCATTCTCTGAAGACCTGCGCCGCTTGCAGAACCTCACAGCGAGTGACGTTCTTGACCAGACACTCAACTTCAACAGTGATCTTCAAGACCTGACGCAACGTCGCTCCGGCCTTGCCCGGTCGAACACGGCTGATTTCGCTGTTGTGGCCAACGCGGGCCAAAACGATTTTACACTTCGTGTCGGATATGATGATGCCGATTTTGGATTTCAGGAAACCGAAACCATAAGTCTGAATGGTGCCTGGAACCGGCGTTTGTCCCGCAAACTGGATGCTTATGCCAGAGGCTCTTATCAGTATACGACTGCCAATGGGGGGGACAGTCTGGTAGATTGTCTGGCAGCGCTGGCAACTGATCCTGCAACAGCTGGCCTGCCTGATGCAACGCTGACCCAGCTTTGTCAGGATACCAGCATTCTCGACACTGACACTCAAACACTGTCCGTTCTCGGGGGCTTCGGTTACCGCGTTTATCAGGACATTTCAGCTTTCATCCAATACGGACATACAAACCGTTCGGCCGATAGTGCTACACTGGAATTTAAGGAAAATGCGATAACGATTGGTCTGACGTTCGATTTTTAA
- a CDS encoding ExeA family protein gives MIEEYFNLDRSPFRLSTDASFYFDSDRHRKVLSYLLYGVQQAEGIVVITGEAGVGKSMLIEQFLHELETANVLAAVISPGPVSQEEILEHTMSAFRIDARGQGKVAKIDALRDFFTDQREEGRQILLVIDEAQNMSAGAIEEIRQLTNITYGGLPLLQVFLVGQPELKRLLASPDMEQLRQRVIASSELRPLTEEEVAAYISHRMSISGFEDSTSLFTDQAHEKIAEATGGIPRKINALCQRLLLQAVIDEKDTIDGEVLATVLSDLESELVSRLDEEPEPAVETGAPPVLTEADNVVPIRSENRAPAEPVSHQPAPVLANIDKLMQQVAAEVDTDDKAEKETPDLSAIDAHPPQPASLDELAEQIASHMDHPVREREGKMSSDPDDPLKSIKQEMLELAEAAQETIRGVESNITDLQTHIKKLESVRGQRSRILHTYLKDFDDTLLELIGGE, from the coding sequence ATGATTGAAGAATACTTTAATCTCGATAGATCGCCATTCCGTCTTAGCACGGATGCATCCTTCTATTTCGACAGCGACCGGCACCGCAAAGTGCTGTCATACCTTTTGTATGGTGTACAACAGGCTGAAGGCATTGTTGTCATCACCGGCGAGGCTGGTGTTGGCAAATCTATGTTGATCGAACAATTCCTGCATGAACTTGAAACCGCCAATGTACTTGCTGCGGTGATCAGTCCAGGGCCTGTGAGCCAGGAAGAAATTCTTGAACATACCATGTCTGCCTTCCGCATAGATGCACGCGGGCAGGGCAAGGTCGCCAAAATTGATGCCTTGCGTGACTTTTTCACTGATCAGCGAGAAGAAGGTCGCCAGATTTTGCTGGTCATCGACGAAGCACAAAACATGTCTGCTGGTGCGATAGAGGAAATTCGGCAGCTTACGAACATTACCTATGGTGGATTGCCGTTGTTGCAGGTCTTTTTGGTCGGGCAGCCGGAACTCAAACGCTTGTTGGCGTCCCCTGATATGGAGCAATTAAGGCAGCGTGTGATCGCTTCGAGTGAGCTGCGGCCACTGACCGAAGAGGAAGTTGCCGCCTATATTTCTCACAGGATGTCGATTTCCGGCTTCGAGGACTCCACATCTCTGTTTACAGATCAGGCTCATGAGAAAATAGCCGAGGCAACAGGCGGAATACCACGCAAAATCAATGCTTTATGCCAACGTCTTTTGTTGCAGGCTGTGATTGATGAGAAGGATACGATCGACGGTGAGGTTCTGGCGACGGTTCTTTCCGATCTGGAGTCTGAGCTCGTGAGCCGTTTGGATGAAGAGCCAGAGCCTGCAGTGGAAACCGGCGCACCGCCCGTGCTGACGGAAGCTGATAACGTCGTGCCGATCAGGTCCGAGAACAGAGCACCAGCTGAGCCTGTATCTCATCAGCCTGCGCCGGTCCTGGCAAATATAGACAAGCTGATGCAGCAAGTGGCGGCAGAAGTTGATACTGACGATAAAGCGGAAAAAGAAACGCCAGATCTGTCTGCCATTGACGCCCATCCACCGCAGCCAGCGTCACTGGATGAGCTTGCTGAGCAGATCGCGAGCCATATGGATCATCCTGTAAGGGAAAGAGAAGGAAAAATGAGTAGTGACCCTGACGATCCTTTGAAATCAATCAAGCAGGAAATGCTTGAACTGGCAGAGGCCGCCCAAGAAACAATCCGGGGTGTTGAGAGCAATATCACTGACTTGCAGACACATATCAAAAAACTCGAATCCGTTCGAGGGCAGCGCAGCAGAATTTTACATACTTACTTAAAGGATTTTGATGATACTCTGCTGGAGCTTATCGGCGGAGAATAA
- a CDS encoding XrtA system polysaccharide deacetylase, which produces MSGTVPVSEVNPLKTKPTTHAVSVDVEDYFQVWALSEVIKRDDWDVIPLRVERATKTVLDLFDRTDTKGTFFTLGWVAEKAPGLIRDIVSRGHEIASHGYDHTKIFDQSAEEFRQDIRNTRKILEDISGERVKGFRAAGFSLDERSPWAHKILREEGYEYSSSVHPIAHDHYNAPDAPRFASHPLEDDQGFLEIPVSTTMLAGRRVSCAGGGWFRAMPYHVSRFLIDRMIHQDNQPAVFYFHPWEVDPEQPRVSGLSGKSSLRHYLNLDRMESKLEHLLGGMTWQRMDHVFGVARLEEAA; this is translated from the coding sequence GTGTCCGGGACAGTGCCAGTCTCTGAAGTCAATCCTTTGAAAACCAAGCCGACCACGCATGCCGTATCGGTTGATGTTGAAGACTATTTTCAGGTCTGGGCTTTGAGTGAAGTCATCAAGCGTGATGACTGGGACGTTATTCCACTTCGGGTGGAACGCGCAACCAAGACAGTACTCGATCTTTTTGATCGCACAGATACGAAAGGTACTTTTTTCACCCTTGGCTGGGTTGCGGAAAAAGCACCGGGACTGATCCGTGATATTGTTTCCAGAGGTCATGAAATAGCCAGCCACGGATACGATCATACAAAAATATTCGATCAGTCAGCAGAAGAATTTCGACAGGATATTCGCAATACCAGAAAAATTCTGGAGGATATAAGTGGCGAGCGTGTGAAGGGGTTCAGGGCGGCAGGTTTCTCTCTTGATGAACGCTCTCCATGGGCGCATAAAATCCTGCGTGAGGAGGGCTATGAGTATAGCTCCAGCGTTCACCCAATCGCTCATGATCATTACAACGCGCCGGACGCCCCAAGATTTGCCTCGCATCCTCTTGAGGACGACCAGGGTTTTTTGGAAATACCGGTTTCGACAACGATGCTTGCAGGGCGCCGTGTCAGTTGTGCTGGCGGGGGCTGGTTCAGGGCGATGCCCTATCATGTGAGCCGTTTCCTGATTGACCGAATGATTCATCAGGATAATCAGCCAGCTGTTTTTTATTTTCATCCCTGGGAAGTTGATCCGGAGCAACCAAGGGTTTCCGGCTTAAGCGGGAAATCCAGTTTACGTCATTATCTCAATCTCGACCGCATGGAAAGCAAGCTGGAGCACCTGCTGGGGGGGATGACGTGGCAGCGTATGGACCATGTGTTCGGTGTCGCGCGTCTTGAGGAGGCTGCATGA
- a CDS encoding FemAB family XrtA/PEP-CTERM system-associated protein: MNVMVKPVSEEQSIQRRVDLASDTLQSRWDAFVKASAEGSFFHLYAWSNVIRRTYGHKPLYLYSEDSDGQLTGILPLVLVKSPFFGRSLISTAFTVGGGLIASDNASRQALVTRAQEIAAQEKVEYVELRGGEKPAGWESKSEVYAGFVSDIPADADENLKRIPRKKRADLRKAIKKVESGEMELEVTKQTGEFYQLYAESVRNLGTPVWPEKLVRNILKAFPEDTEVLVVKASGQPVAALVSFYHGDTVLPYYAGAGIAARKLHAYDYLYWEQMRRAHDQGYSRFDFGRSKVGTGAFAYKTHWGFEPEPLTYHYYLENADTVPDINPNNPKFRLITRAWQKLPLPLANRLGPVLAGNLA, from the coding sequence ATGAACGTCATGGTGAAGCCCGTTTCCGAAGAGCAGTCGATACAAAGGCGGGTTGATCTTGCCAGCGATACTCTTCAGTCCCGCTGGGATGCGTTTGTGAAGGCAAGTGCCGAAGGCAGTTTCTTTCATCTATATGCATGGTCAAATGTGATCCGTCGTACTTACGGACACAAACCATTATATCTGTATTCAGAGGATTCGGACGGACAACTAACCGGTATCCTGCCTTTGGTGCTTGTTAAAAGTCCATTTTTTGGACGCTCCTTGATATCCACAGCCTTTACGGTTGGGGGTGGCCTTATAGCATCGGATAATGCTTCACGTCAGGCGCTTGTCACCAGAGCACAAGAGATCGCCGCGCAGGAGAAAGTCGAATATGTTGAGCTGCGCGGCGGTGAGAAACCCGCTGGATGGGAATCAAAGTCTGAAGTTTATGCTGGCTTTGTGTCGGATATACCGGCCGATGCGGATGAAAACCTGAAGCGCATCCCGCGCAAAAAGCGCGCGGACTTGCGCAAGGCAATCAAGAAAGTTGAGTCCGGCGAGATGGAACTTGAGGTCACGAAGCAGACCGGGGAGTTCTATCAGCTCTATGCGGAGAGTGTCAGAAATCTCGGCACGCCTGTATGGCCAGAAAAGCTGGTAAGAAATATTTTGAAAGCATTTCCGGAAGACACAGAGGTGCTCGTCGTCAAGGCCAGCGGTCAGCCAGTTGCAGCGTTGGTCAGTTTCTATCATGGTGACACGGTGTTGCCATATTATGCAGGGGCCGGTATCGCAGCACGAAAGCTGCATGCTTATGATTATCTGTACTGGGAACAGATGCGCCGCGCGCATGATCAGGGCTATAGCCGTTTTGACTTTGGACGCTCAAAAGTTGGTACAGGCGCTTTTGCGTACAAGACTCACTGGGGTTTTGAGCCTGAGCCATTGACATACCACTACTATCTTGAAAATGCAGATACCGTCCCGGATATCAATCCCAACAACCCGAAATTTCGATTGATAACCAGGGCATGGCAAAAGCTGCCGCTACCGCTGGCGAACCGCCTTGGGCCGGTTCTGGCAGGTAATCTGGCATGA
- a CDS encoding TIGR03087 family PEP-CTERM/XrtA system glycosyltransferase translates to MISPKPKALFLVHRIPYPPDKGDKIRSWQIFQLLTKRFDLYTGFFVDDAEDLQYVDFLRTQCVEVNAVTLSPRLARLRSLSGLLTGQPLSFPYYQSAQMASWLKNIRQHQLSAEIVFSSSMFPYTNKSSAPVLVDLCDADSAKWSAYAERQAFPMSWVYRREGRLLGDVEATITREASASFLITPEEAEIVRTHPQAAPENVLTFGNGVDIDYFNQNAVQPGNVPQRDLVFTGAMDYEPNIEAVIWFAENVWGRLREQNPHLSWAIVGARPGSRVQALSSLSGVTVTGRVDDIRPWIAGAKIAIAPLQIARGLQNKVLEAMAMAKPVIATSGAAEGIGAASGQDLLIRDQPAEYVDAIKSLLADAQKRQKLGRSARVFIEGQFSWEAQLRPLSQRLDALAAAKDAAVS, encoded by the coding sequence ATGATCTCGCCGAAGCCAAAGGCGCTTTTCCTCGTTCACAGAATTCCCTATCCGCCGGACAAGGGAGACAAAATTCGTTCATGGCAAATTTTTCAACTGCTCACGAAAAGGTTTGATCTTTATACAGGGTTCTTTGTTGATGATGCAGAGGATCTGCAATATGTGGACTTTCTGCGTACGCAATGTGTCGAGGTAAATGCGGTTACGTTGAGCCCGCGATTGGCTAGGCTGCGCAGTCTCTCGGGTTTGCTGACAGGGCAGCCCCTGTCTTTTCCATATTATCAGTCTGCACAAATGGCCTCCTGGTTGAAAAATATAAGGCAGCATCAGTTATCTGCGGAAATCGTATTTTCATCCTCAATGTTTCCCTATACGAACAAATCCAGCGCGCCAGTTTTGGTGGATCTGTGCGATGCCGATAGTGCTAAATGGTCAGCCTATGCAGAGCGGCAGGCTTTTCCCATGTCCTGGGTCTATCGCCGGGAGGGGAGGCTGCTGGGCGATGTGGAGGCAACAATCACGAGGGAGGCTTCAGCAAGTTTTCTGATTACGCCTGAAGAGGCTGAGATAGTCAGAACGCACCCGCAAGCTGCCCCGGAGAATGTCCTCACCTTCGGCAACGGTGTTGATATCGATTATTTCAACCAGAACGCAGTGCAGCCCGGCAACGTGCCACAACGTGATCTCGTGTTCACAGGTGCAATGGACTACGAGCCTAATATCGAGGCCGTTATCTGGTTCGCGGAAAATGTCTGGGGGCGTTTGCGTGAGCAAAATCCCCACTTGAGCTGGGCGATTGTTGGGGCAAGGCCAGGCAGCAGAGTACAGGCATTGTCTTCCCTGTCAGGTGTGACCGTTACCGGGCGTGTTGACGATATACGGCCATGGATCGCGGGGGCTAAAATTGCTATTGCACCATTGCAGATTGCACGAGGCTTGCAAAACAAGGTTCTGGAAGCCATGGCGATGGCGAAGCCGGTTATTGCCACTAGCGGTGCAGCAGAAGGCATTGGCGCTGCGTCCGGCCAGGATTTACTGATCCGGGATCAACCCGCAGAGTATGTTGACGCCATAAAAAGTTTGCTCGCGGATGCCCAAAAAAGGCAGAAGCTCGGCAGATCAGCGCGGGTTTTTATTGAAGGCCAGTTCAGTTGGGAAGCGCAATTAAGGCCTTTATCGCAAAGGCTTGACGCGCTTGCTGCTGCAAAAGACGCTGCAGTTTCCTGA
- the hemF gene encoding oxygen-dependent coproporphyrinogen oxidase: MTVQLSIEDKKKLASDWFRSLRDQLCDRFEQIEQNGSPEIYADLPTGSFERTLWKRGDGHHDEGGGEMSLMHGRVFEKVGVHISTVHGAFSEQFRKQIPGAEDDPRFWASGISVIAHTRNPHAPAAHMNTRMIVTTKTWFGGGGDLNPMLNRYRSDKHDDTISFHAAMEKACRKYSDSYYPAFRKWCDEYFHLPHRNEARGVGGIFYDRHDTGDWESDFAFTKDVGSAFLDVYSDIVETRLNQSWSEEDREEQLIRRGRYAEFNLLYDRGTQFGLKTGGNVESILSSLPPGAKWP; this comes from the coding sequence ATGACCGTACAACTTTCAATCGAAGACAAAAAAAAACTGGCCAGTGACTGGTTCAGGTCGTTGCGCGATCAACTGTGTGACCGTTTTGAGCAAATTGAGCAGAATGGCAGCCCTGAAATCTATGCTGACCTGCCTACTGGCAGCTTCGAAAGAACCCTCTGGAAGCGCGGCGACGGGCATCATGATGAAGGCGGTGGCGAGATGTCGCTGATGCATGGGCGGGTTTTTGAAAAAGTCGGCGTGCATATCTCCACTGTTCATGGCGCGTTTTCAGAGCAGTTTCGCAAACAGATTCCCGGCGCCGAAGACGATCCGAGATTCTGGGCATCGGGCATTTCAGTCATTGCCCATACACGCAATCCCCATGCTCCTGCTGCGCATATGAATACACGCATGATTGTCACCACCAAAACCTGGTTTGGCGGCGGGGGTGATCTAAACCCGATGCTCAATCGTTACAGATCAGACAAACATGATGACACCATCAGCTTTCATGCCGCCATGGAGAAGGCATGCCGCAAGTATAGTGACAGCTATTATCCGGCGTTCCGAAAGTGGTGCGATGAGTACTTCCACCTGCCGCACCGCAACGAAGCACGGGGCGTTGGCGGCATTTTTTATGATCGCCATGATACAGGTGACTGGGAGAGTGATTTTGCTTTTACCAAGGATGTAGGAAGCGCTTTTCTGGATGTTTACAGCGATATTGTAGAAACGCGCCTGAACCAGTCCTGGTCTGAGGAAGACAGAGAGGAACAACTTATACGGCGGGGCCGTTACGCCGAGTTCAATCTGCTTTATGATCGTGGCACCCAGTTCGGCCTCAAAACCGGCGGCAATGTTGAGTCGATCCTGTCCTCTCTGCCACCTGGAGCGAAGTGGCCATAA
- a CDS encoding tRNA (cytidine(34)-2'-O)-methyltransferase: protein MNLAFYQPEIAQNVGAAIRLAACFDITLHIIEPCGFPLKDRDIRKVAMDYGALAAPTYHASWEAFATSEVRQQSRLILLSTKASTSLYDIEFLPSDTLLMGQESAGVPDTVRDSCDLSAIIPLAPQARSLNVSVAAGIAVSEAMRKMRSY from the coding sequence ATGAATCTTGCCTTTTACCAACCTGAAATAGCCCAGAATGTTGGCGCGGCAATAAGACTGGCTGCGTGTTTTGATATCACCTTGCACATTATTGAGCCTTGTGGCTTTCCGCTTAAGGATCGCGATATTCGAAAAGTCGCGATGGATTATGGTGCCCTTGCTGCACCAACTTACCACGCCTCGTGGGAGGCGTTCGCTACCTCAGAGGTGAGACAACAAAGCCGACTGATTCTCCTGTCGACCAAAGCCTCGACGTCTCTTTACGATATAGAGTTTCTGCCATCTGACACTTTGCTGATGGGCCAGGAAAGCGCAGGCGTGCCAGATACTGTTCGAGATAGTTGTGATCTGAGCGCCATAATTCCGCTGGCACCGCAAGCACGCTCCCTAAATGTGTCCGTCGCTGCCGGGATCGCTGTATCAGAGGCAATGCGGAAGATGCGCAGCTACTAG
- the petA gene encoding ubiquinol-cytochrome c reductase iron-sulfur subunit: MNSVTQAEQGHEEQEGETRRDFIHLLAVATTAFAGVGVVLPAVTQMNPDASVRALATKTVDLAAVEVGQAIKIMWQGKPVFIRRRTEAEIAEASATPVNVLPDQLSRNDNLSGSQEATDANRATTAEWMVVLGVCTHLGCVPLGTDDGDNRGDFNGWFCPCHGSHYDIAGRIRKGPAPENLAVPPYEFVSDTTLRIG, encoded by the coding sequence ATGAATTCAGTTACTCAGGCCGAGCAAGGCCATGAAGAACAGGAAGGCGAAACACGCCGGGACTTCATCCATCTGCTGGCTGTTGCGACAACAGCTTTTGCCGGCGTTGGTGTTGTCCTTCCTGCTGTCACCCAGATGAATCCCGATGCGTCCGTGCGTGCGCTGGCGACGAAAACCGTTGATCTTGCGGCGGTTGAAGTGGGACAGGCGATCAAGATTATGTGGCAGGGTAAGCCTGTCTTCATCCGTCGGCGGACTGAGGCCGAGATTGCAGAAGCTTCTGCGACCCCTGTAAATGTTCTGCCCGATCAGTTGAGTCGCAACGACAATCTCAGCGGTTCCCAAGAAGCGACGGATGCTAACCGTGCAACCACTGCTGAATGGATGGTTGTGCTGGGCGTTTGTACACACCTTGGCTGCGTCCCGCTTGGTACAGATGATGGGGACAATCGTGGGGACTTCAATGGCTGGTTCTGTCCTTGCCACGGTTCACACTATGACATTGCTGGTCGCATCCGTAAGGGCCCGGCACCTGAAAATCTTGCTGTTCCACCTTACGAATTCGTGTCCGACACGACACTGAGGATCGGATAG
- a CDS encoding cytochrome b N-terminal domain-containing protein: MSHESTYVPGTAIERWLDRRLPIIRLGYDSFGDFPTPKNLNYWYTFGGILTVCLMIQIVTGIILTMHYTPHVDYAFASVEHIMRDVNYGHIMRYAHANGASMFFIAVYLHMFRGLYYGSYKEPREVLWIIGVIIFVLMMATAFMGYVLPWGQMSFWGATVITSLFSAVPLVGDSLTTLLWGGYSVDNPTLNRFFALHYLLPFLIAGAVILHIWALHIPGNANPTGIEVKSSKDTVPFHPYYTVKDGFAIIVFLLMFAIFLFFMPNALGHPDNYIPANPLVTPEHIVPEWYFLPFYAMLRAITFDVFFISSKLGGVIVMFASILLLVFLPWLDRSKVRSHRYRPVARGFFFLFVIDCLFLGWLGAQVAEQPYILLSQLATLYYFVYFLVILPLLAVLETPKDLPKSISEDVLSRAQNKQARATSPEPIAQPAE; encoded by the coding sequence ATGAGCCATGAATCCACATATGTTCCCGGTACGGCTATTGAGCGCTGGCTCGACAGGCGTCTGCCGATCATCCGTCTCGGTTATGACTCCTTTGGTGATTTCCCGACACCGAAGAACCTGAATTACTGGTACACATTTGGCGGCATTCTCACCGTCTGCCTGATGATACAGATCGTTACCGGTATCATTTTGACCATGCATTATACCCCGCATGTCGATTATGCTTTTGCGAGTGTCGAGCACATCATGCGTGATGTTAATTACGGGCACATCATGCGATACGCACATGCCAACGGTGCATCGATGTTCTTCATCGCTGTGTATCTGCATATGTTCCGCGGGCTGTATTACGGCTCTTACAAGGAGCCTCGTGAGGTTCTCTGGATCATCGGTGTGATTATCTTCGTGCTGATGATGGCGACGGCTTTCATGGGCTATGTGCTGCCTTGGGGCCAGATGTCATTCTGGGGCGCGACAGTTATTACTTCCCTATTCAGTGCGGTGCCACTTGTTGGCGATTCGCTGACTACCCTTCTCTGGGGCGGGTATTCTGTTGATAATCCAACGCTGAACCGGTTCTTTGCACTTCACTATCTGTTGCCATTCCTGATTGCCGGAGCTGTTATCCTGCATATCTGGGCATTGCACATTCCAGGCAATGCCAACCCGACTGGCATTGAGGTGAAAAGCTCCAAGGATACGGTGCCATTCCATCCATATTATACCGTTAAAGATGGCTTCGCGATTATTGTTTTCCTGCTCATGTTCGCGATCTTCCTGTTTTTCATGCCGAATGCCCTTGGTCACCCGGACAATTACATCCCCGCTAATCCGCTGGTGACGCCAGAGCACATCGTCCCTGAATGGTATTTTCTGCCATTCTACGCAATGCTTCGTGCGATCACCTTTGATGTCTTCTTTATTTCATCAAAACTTGGTGGTGTGATTGTCATGTTTGCGTCGATCCTGCTGTTGGTGTTCCTGCCATGGCTTGATCGCTCGAAGGTGCGCTCGCACCGGTATCGGCCTGTTGCGAGAGGATTTTTCTTCCTGTTTGTGATCGACTGTCTGTTCCTTGGATGGCTCGGGGCGCAGGTAGCAGAACAGCCCTATATCCTGCTTTCACAGCTGGCGACTTTATATTATTTCGTCTACTTCCTTGTCATTCTGCCACTACTTGCCGTGTTGGAAACGCCCAAGGATTTACCCAAGTCAATCTCGGAAGATGTGCTGAGCCGAGCGCAGAACAAACAGGCGAGGGCGACCTCTCCAGAACCCATCGCGCAACCAGCCGAATAA
- a CDS encoding cytochrome c1 — translation MKLISKLFMSLMMVVLMSTGSALAAGGKTKPVEHHHWSFTGINGKYDKDALQRGFQVYREVCSACHSLDYIAFRHLGDKGGPFYLDECPEGAPDTLNCSNPNDNPLVKALAAEYEVQDGPDDAGDMFMRAGLPSDTIPGPYANEQQAAAANGGAIPPDLSLIAKARHHGPDYIYSLLKGYEDPPETVTLDPGTYYNPYYGGDMSTLLKPEFLDEEGKPLEGVDVPYGGVLKMKAPLAEGIVDYADDSTPETVEQYAEDLTAFLMWTAEPKLEARKQMGKISVLYLLIMAIIVYLSYKQIWSGIEH, via the coding sequence ATGAAACTGATTTCAAAACTCTTCATGTCCCTGATGATGGTCGTATTGATGTCGACAGGGTCAGCTTTGGCTGCTGGTGGAAAGACCAAACCTGTCGAGCACCATCACTGGAGCTTTACGGGGATCAACGGAAAATATGACAAGGATGCCCTGCAGAGAGGTTTTCAGGTTTATCGTGAAGTCTGTTCCGCCTGCCACTCTCTCGATTACATTGCGTTCCGTCACCTTGGTGACAAAGGCGGGCCATTCTATCTTGACGAGTGTCCTGAGGGCGCGCCGGATACGTTGAATTGCAGTAATCCGAACGACAACCCTCTGGTTAAGGCTCTTGCAGCTGAATATGAGGTGCAGGACGGCCCTGATGATGCTGGTGACATGTTTATGCGCGCTGGCCTGCCATCGGATACCATTCCCGGCCCTTACGCGAATGAGCAACAGGCCGCTGCAGCAAACGGCGGCGCTATCCCACCGGACCTGTCGCTTATTGCCAAGGCACGCCATCATGGCCCTGACTATATCTACAGCCTTCTGAAGGGCTATGAAGACCCACCAGAGACTGTGACCCTTGATCCGGGTACATATTACAATCCGTATTACGGTGGTGATATGTCAACATTGCTGAAGCCTGAATTCCTCGATGAGGAAGGCAAACCACTTGAAGGTGTTGATGTACCATATGGTGGTGTTTTGAAAATGAAAGCGCCTTTGGCTGAAGGGATCGTCGATTACGCGGATGATTCAACGCCTGAAACTGTCGAGCAATATGCAGAAGACCTTACGGCCTTTCTCATGTGGACAGCAGAACCTAAACTGGAAGCGCGCAAACAGATGGGCAAGATAAGTGTTCTTTATCTGCTGATTATGGCAATAATCGTTTATCTTTCTTACAAGCAGATCTGGTCTGGTATCGAGCATTAG